A part of Halictus rubicundus isolate RS-2024b chromosome 4, iyHalRubi1_principal, whole genome shotgun sequence genomic DNA contains:
- the LOC143353641 gene encoding acyl-CoA Delta-9 desaturase, with protein MAPNITSTPTGVLYEDEKCEDAVIEQQKTKYVRRIVWRNVIIFAYLHLAAIYGVYLAFTSAKWPTLLFAFGLYVLSGLGITAGAHRLWAHRAYKAKWPLEFCLMIMNTLAFQDAAIDWARDHRLHHKYSETNADPHNATRGFFFAHVGWLLCRKHPDISVKGKGIDLSDLKNNPILAFQKKYYKFLMPLTCFALPTVLPVYLWGETWSNAYFIPTILRYVFTLNATWLVNSAAHLFGNKPYDRFINPSENKAVAITAFGEGWHNYHHVFPWDYKTAELGNYRFNLTTAFIDFNAKIGLAYDLKLVPKDMVQKRVARTGDGSHELWGWGDKDQTQEDRDQTIVTHTIKNGH; from the exons ATGGCGCCAAACATCACCAGTACTCCGACAGGAGTGTTGTATGAAGATGAAAAGTGCGAGGACGCCGTGATCGAGCAACAAAAAACGAAGTATGTGAGACGCATCGTCTGGAGGAATGTAATCATTTTCGCATACCTTCATCTGGCGGCAATTTACGGCGTGTACCTTGCCTTCACCTCCGCCAAATGGCCGACACTACTTTTCG CCTTTGGTCTGTATGTATTGTCTGGCTTGGGAATCACCGCCGGCGCTCACAGATTATGGGCACACAGAGCATACAAGGCAAAATGGCCGTTGGAATTTTGTCTGATGATTATGAACACGCTGGCGTTCCAG gaCGCGGCGATCGACTGGGCCAGGGATCACAGACTTCACCATAAATACAGCGAAACAAACGCCGACCCCCATAACGCGACAAGAGGCTTCTTCTTCGCGCACGTTGGTTGGCTATTGTGCAGAAAACACCCGGACATCTCTGTAAAGGGAAAGGGAATCGACCTGAGTGATCTAAAAAATAACCCCATCCTTGCTTTCCAAAAGAA GTACTACAAATTCCTTATGCCATTGACGTGCTTCGCATTGCCCACTGTCCTTCCGGTTTACCTGTGGGGTGAAACGTGGTCGAACGCTTATTTCATACCGACGATCCTGCGATATGTTTTCACACTGAACGCCACGTGGCTGGTCAACTCCGCTGCTCATTTGTTCGGCAACAAACCGTACGACAG GTTTATCAACCCCTCCGAGAACAAGGCGGTAGCTATAACAGCGTTCGGTGAGGGCTGGCACAACTACCACCACGTGTTCCCGTGGGACTACAAGACCGCCGAGTTGGGCAACTACAGATTCAACCTGACGACAGCTTTCATCGACTTCAACGCGAAGATTGGTTTAGCGTACGATCTGAAGCTGGTTCCCAAGGACATGGTGCAGAAACGAGTGGCACGAACAGGGGATGGTAGCCACGAACTCTGGGGCTGGGGCGACAAGGATCAGACGCAAGAGGACAGGGACCAGACGATAGTGACGCATACTATAAAGAATGGTCACTAG